The following proteins come from a genomic window of Pseudomonas putida:
- the thiL gene encoding thiamine-phosphate kinase, giving the protein MGEFELINHYFAAAPCAQGGEGVALGIGDDCALLDLPPGEQLAVSTDTLVAGVHFPAVCDPLLLGQRSLAVAASDLAAMGATAIGFTLALTLPDVGPDWLAAYADGLGRMAHRCRMSLIGGDTTRGPLSITVTVFGRVPAGQALRRSGARPGDLLCVGGSLGKAAGALPLVLGEREAPAAQAEPLLAHYWSPMPQLTLGALLRGRATAALDISDGLLADCGHIAKASGVALEVNLAQVPVSPALEAFLGREAAVKAALTGGDDYVLAFTLPPEALAPLAAFDFIEVHTVGRVLEGQGVTLRDAQGQDITPVQRGYQHFREIP; this is encoded by the coding sequence ATGGGTGAGTTCGAGCTGATCAACCATTACTTCGCCGCTGCGCCTTGTGCGCAGGGCGGCGAGGGCGTGGCGCTGGGTATCGGTGACGACTGCGCCCTGCTGGACCTTCCCCCCGGTGAGCAACTGGCGGTGTCGACCGATACCCTGGTCGCCGGGGTGCACTTTCCTGCTGTTTGCGATCCGTTGCTGCTTGGCCAGCGTTCATTGGCTGTGGCGGCCAGTGACCTGGCAGCCATGGGCGCGACTGCAATCGGCTTCACCCTCGCACTGACCCTGCCTGACGTTGGCCCTGACTGGCTGGCGGCCTATGCCGACGGCCTTGGTCGCATGGCCCACCGTTGCCGCATGAGCCTGATCGGTGGTGACACTACGCGCGGCCCGCTGAGTATCACCGTCACCGTGTTCGGCCGCGTGCCGGCTGGCCAGGCCTTGCGCCGCAGCGGTGCAAGGCCGGGTGACCTGTTGTGTGTCGGTGGTTCGCTGGGCAAGGCCGCCGGTGCATTGCCGCTGGTGCTGGGTGAGCGCGAGGCGCCTGCCGCGCAGGCCGAACCGCTGCTGGCCCATTACTGGTCACCGATGCCGCAGCTCACACTCGGTGCCCTGCTGCGTGGCCGGGCCACGGCGGCGCTGGACATCTCCGACGGGTTGCTCGCCGACTGTGGGCATATTGCCAAGGCATCCGGTGTCGCGTTGGAGGTGAACCTGGCGCAAGTGCCAGTGTCTCCTGCTCTGGAGGCCTTCCTCGGCCGGGAAGCAGCGGTGAAGGCGGCGCTTACCGGTGGCGACGACTACGTACTGGCCTTCACCTTGCCACCAGAGGCGCTGGCGCCCTTGGCAGCCTTCGATTTTATCGAAGTGCATACCGTCGGCCGTGTGCTCGAAGGGCAAGGCGTGACCTTGCGCGACGCGCAGGGCCAGGACATCACTCCCGTTCAGCGGGGCTATCAACACTTCAGGGAGATACCGTGA
- a CDS encoding phosphatidylglycerophosphatase A, whose translation MTDHPNQVPAEFVPPSVWRNPWHFIAFGFGSGTLPKAPGTWGSLVAIPFIPLWQMLPDWGYWLLLGVSMLFGFWLCGKVANDLRVHDHEGIVWDEIVGMWITLWLVPEGWQWLLAGFLLFRFFDILKPWPIRWIDRHVHGGVGIMLDDILAGVFAWLGMQVLVWAVA comes from the coding sequence GTGACCGATCACCCCAATCAGGTGCCTGCGGAGTTCGTTCCGCCTTCGGTCTGGCGCAACCCGTGGCACTTCATCGCTTTTGGCTTTGGTTCTGGCACCTTGCCCAAGGCGCCGGGTACCTGGGGCTCGCTGGTGGCCATACCGTTCATCCCGCTGTGGCAGATGCTGCCCGACTGGGGTTACTGGTTGTTGCTCGGCGTGAGCATGCTGTTTGGCTTCTGGTTGTGTGGCAAAGTTGCCAATGACTTGCGCGTACACGACCATGAAGGCATTGTCTGGGACGAGATTGTCGGCATGTGGATCACCCTCTGGCTGGTGCCGGAGGGCTGGCAGTGGCTGTTGGCAGGGTTCCTGCTGTTCCGCTTCTTCGACATCCTCAAGCCGTGGCCGATTCGCTGGATCGACCGCCATGTGCACGGGGGCGTCGGCATCATGCTCGACGATATCCTGGCCGGCGTGTTTGCCTGGCTGGGCATGCAGGTTCTGGTGTGGGCGGTTGCCTGA
- a CDS encoding transporter substrate-binding domain-containing protein: protein MAIRTVLLAMLLSVAPWVMAAEGVPKQIHLVSEEWLDYTNADGTGVAWDVLRKVFEPAGVKVVTQSAPYSRAVGLVKRGEADAWVGSYKEENDYNLYPRWHFDMDHIYALGLASKPAPTLETIGKYRLAWVRGYDYGSYLPNVHEFREIQRREGILPMLDHDRVDYYIDALTEIDYVLGQASQPERFRRTHVAELPLYLAFARNDQAKALRDLFDKRMKELVRSGELKPIFEHWKQPYPFNADSRPH from the coding sequence ATGGCCATAAGGACTGTGCTGCTGGCAATGCTGCTGAGTGTTGCCCCGTGGGTAATGGCTGCCGAGGGCGTGCCGAAACAGATCCATCTGGTTAGCGAGGAGTGGCTCGACTACACCAACGCCGACGGTACCGGGGTAGCCTGGGATGTGCTGCGCAAAGTGTTCGAGCCGGCCGGGGTCAAGGTGGTTACCCAGAGCGCGCCCTACAGCCGGGCGGTTGGCCTGGTCAAGCGCGGCGAGGCTGACGCCTGGGTTGGCTCGTACAAGGAAGAGAACGACTACAATCTGTACCCGCGCTGGCACTTCGATATGGACCATATCTATGCCCTGGGGCTGGCCAGCAAACCTGCGCCTACCCTGGAGACCATCGGCAAGTACCGGTTGGCCTGGGTGCGTGGTTACGATTACGGCAGCTACTTGCCCAATGTGCACGAGTTCCGCGAAATCCAGCGTCGCGAGGGCATTTTGCCAATGCTCGACCATGACCGGGTGGACTACTACATCGATGCACTGACCGAGATCGACTACGTGCTCGGGCAAGCCTCCCAGCCCGAGCGCTTCCGCCGTACTCATGTGGCCGAGTTGCCGTTGTACCTGGCCTTCGCCCGTAACGACCAAGCCAAGGCCCTGCGCGACCTGTTCGACAAGCGCATGAAAGAGCTGGTACGTAGCGGCGAGCTGAAGCCGATTTTCGAGCACTGGAAACAGCCCTATCCATTCAATGCGGATAGTCGCCCGCACTGA
- the ribA gene encoding GTP cyclohydrolase II — protein MPVVFVAASKLPTPFATFTMHGFLDEATGREHVVLSLGDIADGQPVLGRLHSECLTGDALFSQRCDCGSQLEAALQAIAREGRGVLLYLRQEGRGIGLLNKIRAYELQDGGADTVEANERLGFAADQRDYAICLPMLEHLGVKSLRLMTNNPRKVKALTDMNIVVAERVPLHTGHNPHNRYYLATKAGKLGHMLGNEHQGEVPQA, from the coding sequence GTGCCCGTCGTCTTTGTTGCCGCCTCTAAACTCCCGACGCCCTTCGCGACCTTCACCATGCATGGTTTCCTAGACGAAGCCACAGGCCGTGAGCATGTGGTGCTCAGCCTGGGTGATATCGCGGACGGCCAGCCGGTATTGGGGCGCCTGCATTCCGAGTGCCTGACCGGCGATGCACTGTTCAGCCAGCGCTGCGACTGCGGTTCGCAGCTGGAAGCCGCGCTGCAGGCCATCGCCCGCGAAGGCCGTGGGGTGCTGTTGTACCTGCGTCAGGAAGGCCGTGGCATTGGCTTGCTGAACAAGATTCGCGCCTACGAACTGCAGGATGGCGGCGCCGACACCGTAGAGGCCAACGAACGCCTGGGCTTTGCTGCCGACCAGCGTGACTACGCCATATGCCTGCCGATGCTCGAGCACCTGGGCGTGAAGTCGCTGCGCCTGATGACCAACAATCCGCGCAAGGTCAAAGCCCTGACCGACATGAACATCGTGGTTGCCGAGCGTGTGCCGCTGCACACCGGGCATAACCCGCACAACCGCTACTACCTGGCGACCAAGGCCGGCAAGTTGGGCCACATGCTGGGCAATGAACACCAGGGCGAGGTGCCCCAGGCGTGA
- a CDS encoding MFS transporter yields MTRAEVKRRLALAWWQYLAVGLVPLPVMAWAFGGGDALIPVLAMPLFIAGAATMFLSLPRFGAYKRALIATSKVLGTGEEPTAWIELARVRRMAMLYACFPAWVAALSVLVGLEAVPQILLALSTVVVLYLYRIPRQLG; encoded by the coding sequence GTGACCCGCGCCGAGGTCAAGCGGCGCCTGGCCCTGGCTTGGTGGCAGTACCTGGCGGTGGGCCTGGTGCCGCTGCCTGTCATGGCTTGGGCCTTTGGGGGAGGCGATGCGTTGATCCCGGTGCTGGCCATGCCACTGTTCATCGCCGGTGCGGCTACCATGTTTCTCAGCCTGCCGCGCTTCGGCGCCTACAAGCGCGCACTTATTGCCACCTCCAAGGTGCTTGGCACGGGCGAAGAACCCACTGCCTGGATCGAACTGGCGCGGGTACGGCGCATGGCCATGCTGTATGCCTGCTTTCCGGCTTGGGTCGCCGCACTGTCGGTGCTGGTCGGCCTGGAGGCTGTGCCGCAGATTCTGCTCGCACTGTCGACGGTTGTAGTGCTGTACCTCTATCGTATTCCGCGCCAGTTAGGCTGA
- a CDS encoding ABC transporter substrate-binding protein, producing the protein MRLLPGLLALFACTVLAAEPLRVVSLAPSMSEIMLELQADDLLVGVLDGGERPAALRHLPSVGRQGQLNMERLLSLRPDLLLLWPGSVPPAQRDQLKRLGIATFSAEPHDISQLIEQIEAIAGRIGRAEQGHSYARALRERLQQLRQQYRRDEPLQVFYQVWDRPLYTLGGRQVVTDALAVCGARNVFADLGQPAPQVNVESVLLRNPQVILAADEAQLASWKAWPQIRAVADGRLLVVPDKGLERPSGQMIEATARLCALLDAKAPGSR; encoded by the coding sequence ATGCGACTGCTACCTGGCCTGCTGGCGTTGTTCGCCTGTACCGTGCTGGCTGCAGAACCGCTGCGTGTTGTCAGTCTGGCCCCTTCTATGAGCGAGATCATGCTTGAGCTGCAGGCCGACGACCTGCTGGTGGGCGTGCTCGATGGCGGCGAACGGCCGGCTGCGCTGCGCCACTTGCCTTCGGTCGGGCGCCAGGGGCAACTGAACATGGAGCGCCTGCTCAGCCTGCGCCCTGACCTGTTGCTGCTGTGGCCAGGCAGTGTGCCACCGGCCCAGCGCGACCAGCTCAAGCGCCTGGGTATCGCCACCTTCAGCGCCGAACCCCACGACATCAGCCAGCTGATCGAGCAGATCGAGGCCATTGCCGGGCGTATCGGGCGTGCCGAGCAAGGTCATTCATACGCGCGAGCCCTCCGTGAGCGGCTGCAGCAGCTGCGCCAGCAGTATCGGCGTGATGAACCCTTGCAGGTGTTCTATCAAGTCTGGGATCGACCGTTGTACACGCTCGGTGGCCGCCAGGTGGTGACCGACGCCCTGGCCGTGTGCGGGGCGCGCAATGTGTTCGCCGACCTTGGCCAGCCGGCGCCACAGGTGAATGTGGAGTCCGTGCTGCTGCGTAATCCGCAGGTCATCCTGGCAGCCGATGAGGCGCAATTGGCCAGCTGGAAAGCCTGGCCGCAGATTCGAGCGGTTGCTGATGGTCGCCTGCTGGTGGTGCCGGACAAAGGGCTGGAGCGCCCCAGCGGGCAGATGATCGAAGCCACCGCCCGCTTGTGTGCGTTGCTGGACGCTAAAGCGCCGGGGTCCAGGTGA
- a CDS encoding 1-deoxy-D-xylulose-5-phosphate synthase, giving the protein MPTTFQEIPRERPVTPLLDRADTPAGLRRLAEADLETLADELRQELLYTVGQTGGHFGAGLGVIELTIALHYVFDTPDDRLVWDVGHQAYPHKILTGRRNRMLSLRQKDGIAAFPRRSESEYDTFGVGHSSTSISAALGMAIAARLQNSARKSIAVIGDGALTAGMAFEALNHAQEVNADMLVILNDNDMSISRNVGGLSNYLAKILSSRTYASMREGSKKVLSRLPGAWEIARRTEEYAKGMLVPGTLFEELGWNYIGPIDGHDLPTMIATLRNMRDLKGPQFLHVVTKKGKGFAPAEIDPIGYHAITKLEPANKPAAPKKASGPKYSAVFGQWLCDMAAADNRLVGITPAMKEGSDLVDFSERYPERYFDVAIAEQHAVTLAAGMACEGSKPVVAIYSTFLQRAYDQLIHDVAVQNLDVLFAIDRAGLVGEDGPTHAGSYDLSYLRCIPGMLVMTPSDENELRKMLSTGHLYNGPAAVRYPRGTGPNTPISGDLQPLEIGKGVVRRQGEKVALLVFGVQLAEAMQVAEQINATVVDMRFVKPLDEALVLELAGSHELLVTIEENAIMGGAGAAVGEFLASQAVLKPLLHLGLPDIYVEHAKPAQMLAECGLDAAGIEASVKARMARLGL; this is encoded by the coding sequence ATGCCCACGACGTTTCAAGAGATCCCCCGCGAACGCCCGGTCACGCCGTTGCTCGACCGCGCTGACACGCCTGCCGGCCTGCGCCGGTTGGCCGAAGCCGACCTGGAGACGCTGGCCGACGAACTGCGCCAGGAACTGCTCTACACCGTCGGGCAGACCGGTGGGCACTTTGGTGCCGGCCTGGGCGTGATCGAGCTGACCATCGCCCTGCACTACGTGTTCGACACCCCGGACGACCGGCTGGTGTGGGACGTGGGGCACCAGGCCTACCCGCACAAGATCCTCACCGGGCGCCGTAACCGCATGCTCAGCCTGCGCCAGAAGGACGGCATCGCGGCCTTCCCGCGCCGCAGCGAAAGCGAGTACGACACCTTTGGCGTTGGCCACTCCAGCACCTCGATCAGCGCCGCGCTGGGCATGGCCATTGCTGCCCGCCTGCAGAACAGCGCGCGCAAGTCGATCGCGGTGATCGGTGATGGCGCGCTGACCGCCGGCATGGCATTCGAGGCGTTGAACCACGCCCAGGAAGTCAATGCCGACATGCTGGTGATCCTCAACGACAATGACATGTCGATTTCGCGCAACGTCGGCGGCCTGTCCAACTACCTGGCCAAGATCCTCTCCAGCCGCACCTACGCGAGCATGCGCGAAGGCAGCAAGAAAGTGCTGTCGCGACTGCCAGGTGCCTGGGAAATCGCCCGTCGCACCGAGGAGTACGCCAAGGGCATGCTGGTGCCAGGCACGCTGTTCGAAGAGCTGGGCTGGAACTACATCGGCCCGATCGACGGCCACGACCTGCCCACCATGATTGCCACTCTGCGCAACATGCGTGATCTGAAGGGCCCGCAGTTCCTGCATGTGGTCACCAAGAAGGGCAAAGGCTTCGCCCCTGCCGAGATCGACCCGATCGGCTACCACGCCATCACCAAGCTGGAGCCGGCCAACAAGCCCGCCGCGCCGAAGAAAGCCAGCGGCCCGAAATATTCCGCGGTGTTCGGCCAGTGGCTGTGCGACATGGCCGCCGCCGACAACCGCCTGGTGGGCATTACCCCAGCGATGAAGGAAGGCTCGGACCTGGTCGACTTCAGCGAGCGCTACCCTGAGCGCTACTTCGACGTTGCGATCGCAGAGCAGCATGCCGTGACCCTGGCGGCCGGCATGGCCTGCGAGGGCAGCAAGCCGGTGGTGGCGATTTACTCCACCTTCCTGCAGCGTGCCTACGACCAGCTGATCCACGACGTGGCGGTGCAGAACCTCGACGTGCTGTTCGCCATCGACCGTGCCGGCCTGGTCGGCGAGGATGGCCCGACCCACGCCGGCAGTTACGATCTGTCGTACCTGCGCTGTATCCCAGGCATGCTGGTGATGACCCCCAGCGACGAGAACGAGCTGCGCAAGATGCTCAGCACCGGCCACCTGTACAACGGCCCGGCAGCTGTACGGTACCCGCGTGGTACCGGCCCGAATACGCCGATCAGCGGTGACCTGCAACCACTGGAGATCGGCAAGGGTGTGGTCCGCCGCCAGGGCGAGAAAGTGGCCCTGCTGGTGTTCGGTGTACAACTGGCCGAGGCCATGCAAGTGGCCGAACAGATCAACGCGACAGTGGTCGACATGCGCTTCGTCAAGCCGCTGGACGAGGCACTGGTGCTGGAGCTGGCAGGCAGCCATGAGCTGCTGGTAACCATCGAAGAAAACGCCATCATGGGTGGCGCGGGCGCTGCTGTGGGTGAGTTCCTTGCCAGCCAGGCAGTGCTCAAGCCGCTTCTGCACCTGGGGCTGCCGGATATCTATGTCGAGCATGCCAAGCCTGCGCAAATGCTGGCTGAGTGCGGGCTGGATGCGGCCGGGATCGAGGCCTCGGTGAAGGCCCGCATGGCCAGGCTCGGCCTCTAG
- the ispA gene encoding (2E,6E)-farnesyl diphosphate synthase, which produces MIGTYQASCQARVDAALEPLFIAPTKELERLYAAMRYSVMNGGKRVRPLLAYAACEALGAPAEQANGAACAVELIHAYSLVHDDLPAMDDDDLRRGQPTTHKAFDEACAILAGDGLQSLAFSALLDPCLSPQIDSIRLAMVQVLSKAAGPAGMVGGQAIDLGSVGQKLDQQALAFMHRHKTGALIEASVRLGALASARAEPAQLDALQTYAQAIGLAFQVQDDILDVESDTATLGKRQGADIARDKPTYPALLGLEAAKAYAIELRDQALAALQGFGETAEPLRALARYIVERRN; this is translated from the coding sequence ATGATTGGCACCTACCAGGCCAGTTGCCAGGCGCGCGTCGACGCAGCCCTCGAACCGCTGTTCATCGCCCCGACCAAAGAGCTGGAACGCCTTTACGCCGCCATGCGCTACAGCGTGATGAACGGCGGCAAACGCGTGCGCCCGTTGCTGGCCTACGCGGCCTGCGAAGCCTTGGGCGCCCCGGCCGAGCAGGCCAACGGTGCAGCCTGCGCGGTCGAGCTGATCCATGCTTACTCGCTGGTACATGACGACCTCCCGGCCATGGACGACGACGATTTGCGTCGCGGCCAGCCAACCACCCACAAGGCTTTTGACGAAGCGTGCGCCATCCTTGCTGGCGACGGTTTGCAGAGCCTGGCTTTCAGTGCCCTCCTCGACCCATGCCTGAGCCCGCAGATCGACAGCATTCGCCTGGCCATGGTTCAGGTACTGTCCAAAGCTGCCGGCCCGGCCGGCATGGTCGGCGGCCAGGCCATCGATCTCGGTTCGGTGGGCCAGAAGCTGGACCAGCAGGCGTTGGCGTTCATGCACCGGCACAAGACCGGCGCGCTGATCGAAGCCAGCGTACGCCTCGGCGCCCTGGCCAGCGCCCGCGCCGAACCGGCACAGCTGGATGCCCTGCAGACATATGCACAGGCCATTGGCCTGGCATTCCAGGTGCAGGACGACATACTCGACGTGGAAAGCGACACCGCCACCCTGGGCAAACGCCAAGGTGCAGACATAGCGCGTGACAAACCGACCTACCCGGCCCTGCTGGGCCTGGAAGCCGCCAAAGCCTATGCAATCGAACTGCGCGACCAGGCGCTGGCCGCACTGCAAGGGTTCGGCGAAACGGCCGAACCTCTGCGGGCTTTGGCGCGTTACATCGTCGAACGCCGTAACTAA
- a CDS encoding exodeoxyribonuclease VII small subunit, whose protein sequence is MARKKASLDFEQSLADLQALVERLENGELSLEESLAAFEQGIALTRDCQGALAQAEQKVQILLERDGELAAQPFDAEPEA, encoded by the coding sequence ATGGCCCGCAAAAAAGCCTCCCTCGATTTCGAGCAATCCCTCGCAGACCTGCAAGCACTGGTCGAGCGCCTGGAGAACGGCGAGTTGTCGCTGGAAGAGTCGCTGGCCGCCTTCGAACAAGGCATCGCCCTGACCCGTGATTGCCAGGGCGCCCTGGCCCAGGCCGAACAGAAGGTGCAAATTCTGCTGGAGCGCGACGGCGAACTGGCTGCCCAGCCCTTCGACGCGGAGCCCGAAGCATGA
- the ribB gene encoding 3,4-dihydroxy-2-butanone-4-phosphate synthase produces the protein MFTQHPAQFPNVSAAIAAFQAGRPVLLLDDDDREDEADIIAAAENISLQTMAMMIRDCSGIVCLCLDEVTVDELQLAPMVQNNQARHGTGFTVTIEAAEGITTGVSAQDRITTIGAALRSSAEQRHIVSPGHVFPLRARNGGVLTRRGHTEGSVDLARLAGLRPAAVLCELMNPDGSMARGEQVAVYARQYNLPVLTIEELARYREAMVEREAATA, from the coding sequence ATGTTCACCCAGCACCCCGCGCAATTCCCCAATGTTTCCGCCGCCATCGCCGCCTTCCAGGCCGGGCGCCCTGTACTGTTGCTCGACGATGACGACCGCGAGGACGAAGCGGACATCATTGCCGCCGCCGAGAACATTTCGCTGCAGACCATGGCCATGATGATTCGCGATTGCAGCGGCATCGTCTGCCTGTGCCTGGACGAAGTCACCGTCGACGAACTGCAGCTGGCGCCCATGGTGCAGAATAATCAGGCACGGCACGGCACCGGTTTCACCGTTACCATCGAAGCGGCCGAAGGTATCACCACAGGGGTTAGTGCCCAGGACCGCATCACCACCATTGGCGCAGCACTGCGCTCCAGCGCCGAACAGCGCCATATCGTCAGCCCGGGGCATGTTTTTCCGCTGCGCGCCCGCAATGGCGGGGTGCTGACCCGCCGTGGGCACACCGAAGGCTCGGTAGACCTGGCGCGCCTGGCCGGCCTGCGCCCGGCAGCGGTCTTGTGCGAGCTGATGAACCCCGATGGCAGCATGGCCCGTGGTGAGCAGGTGGCGGTATATGCACGGCAGTACAATTTGCCGGTGCTGACCATCGAGGAACTGGCGCGATACCGTGAAGCGATGGTGGAACGGGAAGCTGCTACGGCTTGA
- a CDS encoding zeta toxin family protein, which yields MSSLYPFTDTDLHLAFRKVVDTLFDKKRDYVDGVLKPKMLIIAGAQGSGKTYLLENTLLKSGRYDNYVRLYETHFRELHPHYRAMEDKGVLHVYEHTESFIWRLGAMICTYAMENKYNIIMETALDSPHFADFPPEAARQGYQSEVHLIACQKEFSHWSTLDRVVNSVGNHEIERVVSLTQIEEAQINGRSIIDAFENACIEVPGSEIVIYRRGLETDRNSLPVCHSTCPEKGLLVPQQTYQGRAFFRGADLKINFKVQRSPQADFPCSYIQYAQVVHAGLLGSEHRRTMAELNCKTLGQAQKLMSQLPVDVYRELCLYVLKYAQP from the coding sequence ATGTCCTCTCTCTATCCTTTTACCGATACCGATCTCCATCTCGCATTCAGGAAGGTCGTCGACACATTGTTCGACAAGAAGCGCGACTACGTCGACGGCGTGCTCAAGCCCAAAATGCTCATCATTGCCGGTGCACAGGGCTCGGGTAAGACGTACTTGCTGGAAAACACGCTGCTGAAGAGCGGGCGCTACGACAATTATGTTCGCCTTTACGAAACCCATTTTCGTGAACTGCACCCTCATTATCGGGCGATGGAAGACAAAGGCGTGCTGCATGTCTATGAGCATACCGAGTCGTTCATCTGGCGCCTGGGGGCAATGATTTGCACGTATGCGATGGAAAACAAATACAACATCATCATGGAGACCGCCCTCGACAGCCCTCATTTCGCTGATTTTCCACCTGAAGCCGCCCGGCAGGGCTATCAGAGCGAGGTCCATCTGATAGCGTGCCAGAAAGAGTTCAGCCACTGGTCGACCCTGGACCGTGTGGTCAACAGCGTTGGCAATCATGAGATCGAGCGTGTGGTCAGCCTGACGCAGATCGAAGAGGCGCAAATCAATGGCAGGTCCATCATCGATGCTTTCGAAAACGCCTGTATCGAGGTGCCGGGTTCCGAAATCGTGATCTATCGACGTGGCCTGGAGACGGACAGGAATAGCCTGCCGGTCTGTCACAGCACCTGTCCTGAAAAAGGGCTCCTCGTGCCCCAGCAGACCTACCAGGGCAGGGCATTCTTCCGCGGGGCGGACCTGAAGATCAACTTCAAGGTCCAGCGCAGCCCCCAGGCCGATTTCCCCTGTTCCTATATTCAGTATGCGCAGGTGGTGCATGCCGGCCTGCTGGGTTCGGAACACCGTCGGACGATGGCCGAACTCAATTGCAAAACCCTCGGTCAGGCTCAGAAGCTGATGTCGCAGTTGCCTGTCGATGTCTATCGCGAGCTGTGCCTGTACGTGCTCAAGTACGCGCAACCTTGA
- a CDS encoding hemerythrin domain-containing protein yields MNALLKELHAYHHEVATKITQIKELLERIRHGSAGADDRKLLFKQLEALHGDAERHHHENEELIRLALLATEAPIHQRVMAIEQDHQAFKRIAGQLKMLEQSTQEARVIADTIEDFIKKYYDHMDAEENIFFPVADKWVSEIQWRDIKRQWH; encoded by the coding sequence ATGAACGCCTTATTGAAAGAGCTGCACGCCTATCATCATGAGGTGGCTACCAAAATTACTCAGATCAAAGAGTTACTGGAGAGGATTAGGCACGGATCTGCGGGTGCCGATGACCGCAAGCTGTTGTTTAAGCAACTGGAAGCCTTGCATGGCGATGCAGAGCGGCACCACCATGAAAATGAAGAGCTTATTCGGCTGGCCTTGCTGGCAACCGAAGCCCCGATCCACCAACGGGTCATGGCTATCGAGCAAGATCATCAAGCCTTCAAGCGAATTGCTGGACAACTCAAGATGTTGGAGCAGTCAACGCAGGAAGCGAGAGTAATCGCCGACACGATCGAAGACTTCATCAAGAAGTACTATGATCATATGGATGCCGAGGAGAATATTTTCTTTCCGGTGGCAGACAAGTGGGTATCAGAAATTCAATGGCGGGACATAAAGCGCCAGTGGCATTGA
- a CDS encoding transcriptional regulator: MNTSGDRLRALLHECGLTPSDFAAQRSVTAQHVNNWFKRGVPLARLDELADLFCVHRRWLRTGEGPKHPHPLLRNGRPRPAPANPLTPLSEHRGRVLKVPYYEVHNGLLSPVGSKHLRLPANTLKGLGVQAGNAICLAMPASNMLPLIPLEATLAIDLGMTKVVEGETYALLQNGMLRVNNLSLGPHETLYLHSHDRRNYAVERYTPAQRQAQGLEILGWVFHWSHLRQQRPS, encoded by the coding sequence ATGAACACTTCCGGCGACCGACTCAGAGCCCTGCTCCATGAATGTGGCCTGACCCCTTCCGATTTCGCCGCTCAGCGCAGCGTCACAGCACAGCACGTCAACAACTGGTTCAAGCGCGGTGTGCCTTTGGCCCGGCTGGACGAACTGGCCGATTTGTTCTGTGTACACCGCCGTTGGCTGCGCACCGGTGAAGGTCCCAAACACCCCCACCCGCTCCTGCGTAACGGCCGTCCACGGCCAGCGCCCGCCAACCCGCTTACCCCGCTTTCGGAACATCGTGGCCGGGTACTGAAGGTGCCCTACTACGAAGTGCACAACGGCTTGCTGTCGCCGGTGGGCAGCAAGCACCTGCGCTTGCCGGCAAACACCCTGAAGGGCTTGGGTGTGCAAGCCGGCAACGCAATCTGCCTGGCAATGCCGGCCAGCAACATGCTCCCGCTGATTCCGCTGGAAGCTACCCTGGCCATCGACCTGGGCATGACCAAGGTGGTCGAGGGCGAAACCTATGCCCTGCTGCAAAACGGCATGCTCAGGGTGAACAACCTCAGTCTTGGCCCGCACGAAACCCTGTACCTGCACAGCCATGACCGGCGCAACTACGCGGTCGAACGCTACACCCCTGCTCAGCGCCAGGCGCAGGGCCTGGAAATTCTTGGCTGGGTGTTCCATTGGTCACATTTGCGCCAGCAGCGGCCCAGTTGA
- a CDS encoding inorganic diphosphatase — translation MSYSKIPAGKDLPNDIYVAIEIPANHAPIKYEIDKDSDTLFVDRFMATPMFYPANYGFIPNTLADDGDPLDVLVVTPYPVAPGSVIRARPVGVLNMTDDGGGDAKVVAVPHDKLSQLYVDVKEYTDLPALLIQQIEHFFANYKDLEKGKWVKIEGWEGADAARAAITKSVAAYKG, via the coding sequence ATGAGCTACAGCAAGATTCCGGCGGGCAAAGACCTGCCGAACGACATCTACGTCGCCATCGAGATCCCGGCCAACCACGCGCCGATCAAATACGAAATCGACAAGGACAGCGACACACTGTTCGTCGACCGTTTCATGGCTACCCCAATGTTCTACCCAGCCAACTATGGCTTCATCCCGAACACCCTGGCTGACGACGGTGATCCGCTGGACGTGCTGGTGGTTACCCCTTACCCGGTGGCCCCAGGCTCGGTTATCCGCGCCCGTCCGGTCGGTGTGCTGAACATGACCGACGACGGTGGCGGCGACGCCAAGGTCGTCGCTGTTCCTCACGACAAGCTGTCGCAGCTGTACGTCGACGTCAAGGAATACACCGACCTGCCAGCCCTGCTGATCCAGCAGATCGAGCACTTCTTTGCCAACTACAAAGATCTCGAGAAGGGCAAGTGGGTCAAGATCGAAGGCTGGGAAGGCGCCGACGCCGCCCGTGCCGCGATCACCAAATCGGTCGCTGCCTACAAGGGCTGA